The Populus nigra chromosome 4, ddPopNigr1.1, whole genome shotgun sequence genome contains the following window.
CATATTTCAAATCAAGATTCACACCACTTAAAAGATAATTGGATGACCCTAAAAAACCCATCCATAATTGAGAGGCAATAGTTATTAGTACCTGTtccttcaacaatttttttctaaaagccAAAATGTGACCAGTACAAACTTACCAAAGATTTGTAAGAATGCAGGAAAGGATTCAAATACCTGTACAGAGTGCCCGAAAATTCTCGGCAGTCTTGGGAACAGCATCGGCGAAAAGCTGTGCATTCAAAAGAAACaggtttttatctttatctcgATACTGGCAAGCCAAACTTCAGTTTCCTCTTGCAAAATCTCAAGCTAAAAATTAAACCAACGAGATTGCATTACCTCGATAAAAATTCTTTCAGCAGGATCTCCGTCAATGGACACGTCTAAGAATACGAGAGGATTCTTTTTCTTGCTCATCTCTCTAGAACACTAAACAACAGCCCAAGATTAGCATTCAATTTAGAAATGTAATCCGCTATTAATACATaaatccaaaaccctaaaccctgacTCTTGAAttcaatatctttaaaaaaacaatagaatcaAGCCTTTTCAAGCATTTAATTCATCTACGTGCACAGTGGAGAAATGATTGATTATAAtcaaaatccaagaatttcttgaaagaaaaaaataaatcgaggAGATTTGTAGAGCGAGATGACTTTTCAATGTTACCTTGATTACGTGCTTAAGTTAACTGGGGGCTGAGTGAACAAGCGAGTTGCGACTCGAGAACAAGAAAACGGCGGCCGCAATCGTTAGTCGGCGAGCGAGAAGTAAGTGCTTGCTGCTTTAGCTTGGCTGTGATTTTGCTTTGCAAGAGGTTTTGATACTGTTTTTTACGAGTTTAGTGAGCTAGGGTGCGATCTCGTGTTTCGCGGGGAAGAAGCTTCTCGTAGGAGGTATGTGATTGTTCCTTTATCTGATCGCCACGTGTTGGAATGTAAGCTCGATATACTAATATCTTAGGACAGAAAAAATGAAGACACTTGTCACAGAGAATGATAGAGAAcaagagaaaagataaaatcgCGTTTggtaaaatgtttatttattgcGTTTggtaaaattattgttatttgcatgattaaaataaataaatatcattatttctattttcatttataatgaccgtattttttacttaatttaaaatgataacttCTTTACTTGTCTAAatcgtattaaaaaaattgtaatcttcatgaaaaataattaattgctaaaaaataatataattaaattataatttacttgGTCATCAAATTCTTTTATCAAGTGTATTTTAcaccacaacaacaacaacaataataatatgaaaaaatagttACAAGTTATTTTCGAAGCATAggcaaaaattataaaaacaagagaaaaaactaaaaggtgTGACAAATATAGTGTAGAACAAGAAGGAAAGCATTGTAAATTGCatctgtgttttttctttttcttttttttttttttttgtctcttgggtttttttttaatttgttccttTAACGCtgtatttatttagaattgaatttgatgatttattttgacTATCTAAACTAGAGAATTGTGCAAtgccaaaaaaaacttttgtcgTTGAGTTGATGTTCAGTTTGTTgagattaaatgaaattatattgatttgaaatgattaaatttaCGAGGATTGAATTTGAAGATTGGAAAAACATTGAGCCCCCTTTTTTTAGTGGCGGTGTGGGATGAATTGGATGAGTAGTGAAAAATGTTCGtcccaattattatttttaatgactcatatttttttttcctcaattattctacattgaatttatttgatattgggCTTAGGGGTTTGTTTCAGTTGTCTATATATAAGGGTCTCATGACGCTGATTAGAATTTTTGGAATATGGTTAATGCTCAACTTCAcaagatataattaaattgcATTGATCTAAAACAATTGagcccaaaaaacaaaatttaaaaacaaaacaaggtcATGGATGAAATATAATGGACATAGGAAGGATGGTCGGGGTGTGTTTAGACCAACAAGTGAGGAGGATCATCGTACCTTGGAGGCGTATATGTCCTCTATTAGCCACCAAATAGGCTATTGCACAACTACTTTTGAATCATCTCGACGAGGGTAACCTTATAAGGCGGTGCATGTTGGTTTTTGTACTGTAGTGTGTTGTCGGTGgcttttttctcctcttctttcttttcatttaaattttgcgccttgctttgttatttttttcttgtatcgatattggttctcatttttttatttgttattttattcttaagtGTCATTTCTAATACtggattaatattttaatttcatcattcataattgttatttgttttttatggattgatcttggtctcatgacccgagtcatagGTTTGGAAGATTGGCTAGGGTTGATTGCGATTTTTTTTGgtgaacttttttatttttttcggtaTCATCATTCATCAAATGGATAgtctaaaattgagttttttttttcttggtttgttttctatgtgaTTATCTGTGCTTTAAATTGCGggttttacaaattaatttgggTTGACTCTAGTAtttcttttgttgatttttttcttttatttcatcattcaacatggGTTGAGTAGTGACTGAgctttgaaatatatatccttttgttttctatgtggttattttgtttttacaacTCAATCGCAGGGTCTAACAAATTAACTCTAGTTGACTCaagccacttttttttttctttctttattaaatttgaatattttccCTTCATTACCATCATTTGACGGTGTGTTAATTGGGAATTTGATTAGTTTGAGATTAGacttcatattgtttttttttttacaaggtaATCAAAGTTTTGTGACCCGTGTCACAAGcctaaaaaattaacctaagtTAACTTAGATGGTTCATTTTTTGAGtaattcttttctctcttttatttttttacccaatcattgttgggttttttaatttttttttcaatttattccttgacactttgtttgtttttaattaggattttgtttgtttttagttaGGATTTGTAATTTATTCTGGAAGGTTTTTTATAGTGTTATCATGGCTCaaacaaacattttaaaatttagttgatCTTTAATTCTTTAAGCATatgtttttattgctatttaattaaataaaaaataattttacaaaacaaaataagattttgcatgttaactcaggttgacttgagttattttttcaggttgatttttttctccaatTATGTCCCTCAATACTGATTTATCAGGAATTgagatttaaaatcttttttggttttctttttatatgattattctCATGCCTCGAGGTGCGGGTCTCGTAGGTTTACCTGGACTAACTCaattcatctatatatatatatatttatttatttttctctcttaaaattATGTTGGCTAaatattaagttttataatttaatttaatttattttttaaaaagctattaAATCTAATGATCTGAATTACATATTCTGAATTACATGTTTTGAAAGCACGTCATGATTGtttgaaatcaatccagtacatagtcatctaaatattttagaaatgagTATATCATTTACTGTATTGTAAAAAGAGTATCGTGTAATTTGCATCAAGGTTTGCGTTCATGgttcttttattttacttataatACCAcgatttcatatatttttttcttgcatgtaaaaaaatatccaactcGCAGACCACCGCAAGCCAAAATCTAGTTTTTGTGTATATAATCAAACAAGTTTTTATCTCAATTGTTTCTATTTCTCTAGTTGAAAAGCAATAATCAAACGCTACCACGAGCAGTCAGTTATCTGGGCCTTTGGCTGGAACCTTTCGAGATGTAACCTTTGGGCCAGGGCAATGAGCTGTCTTGCGTTCCTTTTCTGTCGAAGAACCAGAGGTAGGTGGGAAGGCCGTAAATTCAACTCAACTACCAAATCTTCTTTTTCGAACGAATACAATTCAATAGCTTCGAGTACACGTATCCAAAACCTAGGAGGTTCGTAGACGATGACATCCCTCCAAAAATTCTAGAGTACTCAGCAATAATTGTTCTATAACTATAGTATAAGAATATatggatataaaaataaaaaaatgaccccACAAGTTTGTAACACGATCGACGTTCACATTTGGCGACTTGGTCATCGAATGTGCGtgggaaaaaaaactacattagGAAGTTGGGTTTCATGCCTAAAAAGGCATTGTCCTGCCTCAAATATAGAAACCACGCAACATTTGGCCCTATGCTACCTAGTTTCTTGTCGAAGAAGCTATGGTTAAATATTGAGAGGTTTcaactcaattaattaaattttatttttattttttagaaattatcagtttaaattttataaatttctagATTATTTAAAAGTCTATAtagttattaactttaaaactcGTAACATTAGTTAAGATATCTACAAATTAAGTTGAACActtacattaataataataataataaaaaagttatggtTCCATTCCTGATAGAGTTTTATGTCTGACTGTGTGCTATACATTGATTTACCATTTATACAtgaatgatttttaatattaccaaaaaattaaaagtagaagCACTATcccggaaaatatttttttttaaacaagaacaaaacttttttcagaaaatagcgtgcaaaggaaaaataaaaagtcattgtGTGGCTGACTTTTTAAGGATTCATAAGAGACACGCACTGCAGTGAACTGAAGTGTCTTTGAAAATTACCCATTCAAGCGTTAATCCAAGACTCACTTCTAGACTTTTTATAGCTTTGAATGGAATTCATTAATCAAAGCGTGTTTGACTGTTTCAAACTACTCTCGTGAATAATGTTCAATTTCTAGCCTTCCTTTTATACGGGATCCTTCATATTTAAAGCTTTAAGCCTGCAAATACATTTCTGTCATCTTTACTGGTTTTTTCCGATCATCTACCAGCAAAACAAGAGAAGTCTTCTTTTACATCttaaacaaaaagagaagaagaagcatgGCAGATGCACTGGCTGGAGAACAGGTTGCCGAGCTCCGAGAGATCTTTAGCTGCTTGATATCAATTGACAAGGATGCAGATGGTTCGTCCTTCTACACTCTTATTCTGTTTGTGTTTATAGTGTGCTTCATATATAACCTTGACCTCAATAACTGAGCATCTTGTTGCAGCAGCATTTGTTTCGTTTCCGTTTATGAATTTGTGTTATAACTATTATTTTaggaaaaaagttatatttattcGGTCATCCTCATAGATTTCATTCAGTATTTAGAGTCATTTGTAAATTGtaacatctatatatatatacaggttTCATTACACTGGAAGAACTGGCAACCATTGTACAATCGTTGGATAGACGTCCCACAATAGAAGAAATTCGAGACATGATATGTGAAGTTTATATTGATGGAAATGGGACATTAGATTTTGAAGAATTCTTGAATGTCATGGGAAGGAAGCAGAAGGTAAATAACAACATGAAATGAATATCGATAggtgcttttatatatatatatatgcaaatgCTTATTGTTTTCTCTCTGATCAGACTATAGGGTTAATGCATTTGCATTTCTTGCAGGAAAATGTTACCGAGGAACTAAAAGAAGCTTTCAAAGTTTTTGATAGGAACCAGGACGGATATATTTCGTCCAGCGAGGTGAATATCATTGCTTTCTCTCTGTCTTGTCTTTGTTTCCTAGCCACCGAATTTctttgtgaaagaaaaaaactacacgGGACTTCTCTAAGTCTAAGCTTCGTCTACAAATTGCgtcaaatttatttatcatttcacACATTGTTGGTAACTTGCAGCTAAGACAAGTGATGATGAATTTGGGAGAGAGACTGACAGAGGAAGAGGCTGAACAGATGATCAGAGAGGCAGATTTGGACGGTGATGGTCTTGTTAGCTATGAGGAATTTTCAAGGATGATGGCGATGGCTTtctgaatataatttttttattaataaacaaaCCACTTTATTCATATCTTGTTCCTTTTTACTCTCGTAGAAGGCAGCCGTTGtgcttgttattgttgttgtaatAACACagattacataaataaataaataaaactataaataatcaaatgtaTAGACAGAAATAATTTCAAGCGTTGATATTGCATGTATCCACCCTTCATATACAGTTGATATAT
Protein-coding sequences here:
- the LOC133692185 gene encoding calmodulin-like, with the protein product MADALAGEQVAELREIFSCLISIDKDADGFITLEELATIVQSLDRRPTIEEIRDMICEVYIDGNGTLDFEEFLNVMGRKQKENVTEELKEAFKVFDRNQDGYISSSELRQVMMNLGERLTEEEAEQMIREADLDGDGLVSYEEFSRMMAMAF